One segment of Verrucomicrobiota bacterium DNA contains the following:
- a CDS encoding efflux RND transporter periplasmic adaptor subunit, with amino-acid sequence MVVRKLAEILLPGGFFLLISLLTGFAESEAISNALSVKIMDVEREESYKEKRIFVGQVEARQSAEVGFEIEGTVDEILVDEGDIVAEGDTLAVLNADRLEARRREASATLQEAETLVTLTNSTLVRIQGIEVGGVSAQEVDEVRQERDSAVASVNRQRAALERIEVDLEKTRLASPFDAIVIERVADEGRVASIGEPILRLKERTMPEVRIGLANGLADRFEVGERVSLRTNGGRVISTVKAILPVRDARARTVDVILEVDGGTKVRPGDLVEVTIDETREDEGFWVPLSALTETVRGLWSVYSVDEGIAERKVVDLIYQDESRAFVRGNLQTGESIIVDGVHRVVPGQSVRPARSRNPEETLLEEL; translated from the coding sequence ATGGTTGTGAGAAAACTAGCTGAAATTCTCTTACCCGGTGGGTTCTTCTTGCTCATCAGTCTCCTGACGGGCTTTGCGGAGAGTGAAGCGATTTCGAACGCCCTATCGGTTAAAATTATGGATGTCGAAAGGGAGGAATCCTATAAAGAGAAACGAATTTTTGTTGGTCAGGTCGAAGCACGACAATCCGCTGAAGTAGGCTTTGAGATCGAGGGAACGGTTGATGAGATCCTTGTGGATGAAGGCGACATTGTAGCGGAGGGCGATACCCTAGCGGTTCTCAATGCTGACCGTCTAGAGGCTCGGCGAAGAGAGGCCTCTGCGACCCTTCAAGAGGCCGAGACTCTCGTTACTCTTACAAATTCGACCTTGGTTCGCATCCAAGGAATCGAAGTTGGTGGCGTCTCTGCGCAAGAAGTGGATGAGGTCCGGCAAGAGCGTGACAGCGCGGTTGCCAGTGTAAACAGACAAAGAGCTGCTTTGGAACGGATCGAAGTTGACCTCGAGAAGACGAGATTGGCCTCGCCCTTTGACGCTATCGTGATTGAGCGAGTAGCGGATGAGGGGCGAGTTGCTTCAATAGGGGAACCTATTCTTCGGTTAAAGGAAAGAACCATGCCAGAGGTTCGTATTGGCTTGGCAAATGGTTTAGCTGACCGATTTGAGGTCGGAGAACGGGTAAGCCTTCGGACTAACGGGGGAAGAGTGATTTCCACGGTCAAGGCCATCCTTCCGGTGCGAGACGCGAGGGCCCGAACGGTTGATGTGATTCTAGAAGTGGATGGAGGAACGAAGGTTCGGCCGGGAGATCTGGTTGAAGTAACGATCGATGAAACACGTGAGGATGAGGGCTTCTGGGTTCCACTTTCCGCTCTTACAGAGACAGTCCGTGGTCTTTGGAGCGTTTATTCGGTAGATGAGGGAATAGCTGAGCGCAAGGTAGTGGATTTGATCTATCAGGATGAAAGCCGAGCGTTCGTCAGAGGAAACCTCCAGACTGGT
- a CDS encoding MipA/OmpV family protein has translation MKKSTRLTFGAVACTLSTFLVQYASAEEITGFVGAGVMYSPDYEGSDDYEFSPVGAARVEYSPYYIKTNELGLHVNVSPFETIEFGLSTNFRDGRDDGVEDATVLRLDEIDSAFEVGAFTRLKTSGVLHPTDELHFEVDILWDVTGVHEGMVVRFGPGYDYSPTERLRLGAKLMAVWASDEFNDTYFSINPDNATRSGLSEYEASAGLKNVSFGVSANYMFTDNWGVIGIVAYERLLGDAVDSPVVEDRGDANQFFLISGISYHF, from the coding sequence AGTGCTGAGGAGATTACCGGTTTCGTAGGAGCTGGGGTGATGTACTCGCCTGATTACGAAGGGAGTGATGACTATGAATTTTCACCCGTTGGTGCCGCGCGAGTCGAATACAGCCCTTATTACATAAAGACCAACGAATTGGGCCTCCATGTAAATGTGTCCCCTTTTGAAACCATTGAATTTGGTCTCAGTACCAACTTCCGCGATGGTAGGGATGATGGGGTTGAGGATGCAACGGTACTCCGGCTTGACGAAATTGATTCAGCATTTGAAGTCGGTGCATTCACCCGCTTAAAAACGTCTGGCGTCTTGCATCCAACTGATGAGCTTCACTTTGAGGTTGATATATTGTGGGATGTCACGGGCGTTCACGAGGGAATGGTTGTTCGTTTCGGACCTGGCTATGACTACTCCCCGACAGAGCGTCTAAGGCTCGGCGCTAAGTTGATGGCCGTCTGGGCTTCGGACGAGTTCAACGACACTTACTTCAGCATCAATCCAGATAACGCCACTCGGAGCGGGTTGTCCGAATATGAAGCTAGCGCGGGACTCAAGAATGTCTCCTTTGGAGTTTCAGCCAACTATATGTTTACGGATAATTGGGGTGTAATCGGGATCGTAGCCTATGAAAGGCTATTGGGAGATGCGGTAGATAGTCCGGTTGTCGAAGATCGCGGCGATGCGAACCAGTTCTTCCTCATTAGTGGTATTTCGTACCATTTTTAG